The following proteins are co-located in the Komagataeibacter sp. FNDCF1 genome:
- a CDS encoding molybdopterin-binding protein: MNPTACLLVIGNEILSGRTQDVNVQYIARRLSETGITLSEVRIIPDIRAVIVRTVTEARAAYDNVFTTGGIGPTHDDITSACVAESFGVPWVHQPETFSLLEAHFAPGTFNAARQRMATMPQGATPIRNAVSVAPGFTMGNVHVMAGVPRIMRAMFEEVLPTLPHGTPVTSMAWHASGLYEGALAAGLEAIQHRYPAIDIGSYPYRLDENQRGVCLLCKGTDTQAVRDAAGAVRDLIAGMGFEPQEGEPGKA; encoded by the coding sequence ATGAATCCCACAGCCTGCCTGCTTGTCATTGGCAACGAGATCCTGTCCGGCCGCACACAGGACGTGAACGTGCAGTATATCGCGCGCCGCCTGTCGGAAACCGGCATCACCCTGAGCGAAGTCCGGATCATCCCCGATATCCGCGCCGTCATCGTCCGTACCGTAACCGAGGCCCGCGCGGCCTATGACAACGTGTTCACCACCGGCGGCATCGGGCCGACGCATGACGATATCACGTCAGCCTGCGTTGCGGAATCGTTTGGCGTGCCCTGGGTCCACCAGCCTGAAACCTTCAGCCTGCTTGAAGCGCATTTTGCCCCCGGCACGTTCAACGCCGCCCGCCAGCGCATGGCCACCATGCCGCAGGGGGCGACACCCATCCGCAACGCGGTCTCGGTCGCGCCTGGCTTCACCATGGGCAACGTGCATGTCATGGCGGGCGTGCCGCGCATCATGCGTGCGATGTTCGAGGAAGTGCTGCCCACCCTGCCACACGGCACGCCGGTCACATCAATGGCATGGCATGCCAGCGGGCTGTATGAAGGCGCACTGGCCGCGGGACTGGAAGCGATACAGCATCGCTATCCCGCCATCGACATCGGCTCCTATCCCTACCGGCTGGATGAAAACCAGCGTGGCGTGTGCCTGCTGTGCAAGGGGACCGACACGCAGGCGGTGCGGGACGCGGCTGGTGCCGTGCGCGACCTGATTGCCGGGATGGGTTTTGAACCGCAGGAAGGCGAACCCGGGAAAGCCTGA
- a CDS encoding SMP-30/gluconolactonase/LRE family protein codes for MNTPAMPQPHCVWDIRAQLGEGPVWSMREQALYFVDIVGQAIHRFHPADGRHDSWAAPLRPGFVVPVSDGTLVCGLKGGLYRLDPGTGQFTCLAAIERELPGNRINDGCVDSKGRLWFGTMDDSETAPSGALYSVTRHAGGLDVQRHDEGYVVTNGPAVSPDGTKLYHNHSPAGIIYVFDLAPDGGLSNRRIFARVTDGYPDGVVVDSAGTLWVGAWNGGRIMRFTPDGVELPPVAVPAVNVTKVAFGGPDLRTLYITTARKNTPPDVLDRFPQAGSLFSMRVDVPGQPPVALPVDEVTALRGITQG; via the coding sequence ATGAACACGCCAGCCATGCCCCAGCCACACTGTGTATGGGATATCAGGGCGCAGCTGGGTGAAGGCCCGGTCTGGTCCATGCGCGAGCAGGCGCTTTATTTCGTGGATATAGTGGGGCAGGCCATCCATCGTTTCCACCCCGCGGATGGCAGGCATGACTCATGGGCGGCCCCCCTGCGCCCCGGATTCGTGGTGCCGGTCAGCGACGGCACGCTTGTATGCGGGCTGAAGGGCGGGCTGTACCGCCTTGATCCCGGAACGGGGCAGTTCACCTGTCTGGCCGCGATCGAACGGGAACTGCCCGGCAACCGCATCAATGACGGCTGTGTCGATTCGAAAGGCCGCCTGTGGTTCGGCACCATGGATGACAGCGAGACCGCGCCCAGCGGTGCGCTGTATTCCGTCACCCGCCATGCGGGCGGGCTGGATGTCCAGCGCCATGACGAGGGATATGTCGTGACCAATGGCCCCGCCGTCTCGCCCGATGGCACGAAGCTGTACCACAACCATTCCCCCGCCGGGATCATTTACGTGTTCGACCTTGCCCCTGATGGCGGCCTGTCCAACCGGCGCATCTTCGCCCGTGTGACGGATGGCTACCCCGATGGCGTGGTGGTGGACAGCGCGGGCACCTTGTGGGTGGGTGCATGGAACGGGGGACGGATCATGCGTTTCACGCCCGATGGTGTGGAACTGCCGCCGGTGGCGGTGCCTGCCGTCAATGTGACCAAGGTGGCCTTTGGCGGTCCCGACCTGCGTACGCTCTACATCACGACAGCGCGGAAGAATACGCCGCCGGACGTGCTGGACCGCTTCCCGCAGGCGGGCAGCCTGTTCAGCATGCGCGTGGACGTGCCGGGGCAGCCGCCGGTCGCCTTGCCGGTGGACGAAGTGACGGCATTGCGCGGCATCACGCAGGGTTAG
- the mutT gene encoding 8-oxo-dGTP diphosphatase MutT, translating into MSVHGGHDPGTLLEAGEYRLREVRTSDAGTMHRLINDWSVVRMLSRVPFPYSLALTEEWIAATIEQSQRGEAYHFAITCPQSDQPDALIGCIGLRINAADRSCSLGYWVGRAHWNRKVASTTAGRLARWALANLPVDRLTASAAHDNHASIAVLKRIGFREDGTGTQEFVSRGGEYPVRLFVARHADLSGEAMPDASAGPGNPRRIVLVAAVALVDSDARVLLARRPEGKSMAGLWEFPGGKVETGETPEEALVRELDEELGLDVARSCLAPFTFISHDYGHFHLLMPVYVCHRWRNTPTAREGQKLEWVPAANLRDYAMPDADRPLIPLLQDLL; encoded by the coding sequence ATGAGCGTTCATGGAGGACATGATCCGGGTACCCTACTGGAGGCTGGCGAATACCGCCTGCGTGAAGTCCGCACATCAGATGCGGGCACAATGCACAGGCTGATCAATGACTGGAGCGTGGTGCGGATGCTCAGCCGCGTTCCCTTCCCGTATTCGCTGGCCCTGACCGAGGAATGGATCGCGGCCACCATAGAACAGTCCCAGCGTGGCGAAGCCTATCACTTCGCCATCACCTGCCCGCAATCCGACCAGCCCGATGCACTGATCGGCTGCATCGGGCTGCGCATCAACGCCGCCGACCGCTCCTGCTCGCTGGGCTACTGGGTGGGCCGCGCGCACTGGAACCGCAAGGTTGCCAGCACCACGGCGGGGCGGCTGGCGCGCTGGGCGCTGGCCAACCTGCCGGTGGACCGGCTTACGGCTTCGGCGGCGCACGACAACCATGCCTCCATCGCGGTGCTGAAGCGGATCGGCTTTCGCGAGGACGGCACCGGCACGCAGGAATTCGTCTCACGCGGGGGGGAATACCCCGTGCGCCTGTTCGTGGCACGCCATGCCGACCTGTCTGGCGAAGCCATGCCCGACGCCAGTGCCGGGCCGGGCAACCCGCGCCGGATCGTTCTGGTCGCCGCCGTGGCGCTGGTGGATTCGGATGCCCGCGTGCTGCTGGCGCGCCGGCCGGAAGGCAAGTCCATGGCCGGACTGTGGGAGTTCCCCGGTGGCAAGGTAGAAACGGGCGAGACACCGGAAGAAGCGCTGGTCCGGGAACTGGATGAGGAGCTGGGCCTGGATGTCGCCCGCTCCTGCCTGGCGCCGTTCACCTTCATTTCCCATGATTACGGGCATTTCCATCTGCTCATGCCCGTCTATGTCTGCCATCGGTGGCGGAATACGCCCACCGCGCGCGAAGGCCAGAAGCTGGAATGGGTACCCGCCGCAAACCTGCGCGACTACGCCATGCCAGATGCCGACCGTCCGCTCATTCCGCTTCTGCAGGACCTGCTCTAG
- a CDS encoding aromatic ring-hydroxylating dioxygenase subunit alpha: protein MDQSLSPDSMQSSAPITGRDLRRIRANPDFWYPVAWSREVKPGKTIGTRYAGQPIALVRPLEGGSLFALEDRCAHRQVPLSKGTVKGESVQCCYHGWAYGRSGRCIDVPYLGKGKLPNGVRTYPVREVDGLIFIFPGDATKADATPFPRLAEVASPAYKTRRFGQLVHCHYSFMHENLMDMNHQFMHMKQMGQMKPRFLGQERGPGLVEARYSFARTGGKQPIGEALIFGQKRDNSEKFAHRDVMTIRTTYPYQTLHIQTGDNAPVMDLWIAYVPQDEAELTNRVFGLLSIKRPGIPGILDLAWPFLTAFTERIFREDREIVELEQNAWYEQGGDRNQEIFPVINSLRSLLAECGLPAEQDAPAPVARGASGA from the coding sequence ATGGATCAGTCGCTATCGCCCGACAGCATGCAGTCTTCCGCCCCGATAACCGGGCGGGACCTGCGCCGAATCCGCGCCAACCCCGATTTCTGGTATCCTGTCGCCTGGTCACGGGAAGTGAAGCCCGGCAAGACGATCGGGACCCGGTATGCCGGGCAGCCCATTGCCCTCGTCCGCCCGCTGGAAGGGGGCAGCCTTTTCGCGCTTGAAGACCGCTGCGCCCACCGGCAGGTCCCGCTCAGCAAGGGCACGGTCAAGGGCGAATCGGTGCAGTGCTGCTATCATGGCTGGGCCTATGGCCGCTCGGGCCGCTGCATCGACGTGCCCTATCTGGGCAAGGGCAAGCTGCCCAATGGCGTGCGCACCTATCCCGTGCGGGAGGTCGATGGCCTGATCTTCATCTTCCCCGGCGATGCGACAAAGGCTGACGCAACCCCCTTCCCCCGCCTGGCGGAAGTGGCCAGCCCGGCCTACAAGACCCGCCGCTTCGGCCAGCTTGTGCATTGCCATTACAGCTTCATGCACGAGAACCTGATGGATATGAACCACCAGTTCATGCACATGAAGCAGATGGGCCAGATGAAGCCGCGCTTCCTGGGCCAGGAACGTGGTCCCGGCCTGGTGGAGGCGCGCTACAGCTTTGCGCGCACCGGCGGCAAGCAGCCGATCGGCGAGGCGCTGATCTTTGGCCAGAAGCGCGATAACAGCGAGAAATTCGCCCATCGCGACGTGATGACCATCCGCACCACCTATCCCTACCAGACCCTTCATATCCAGACGGGTGACAACGCGCCGGTCATGGATCTGTGGATTGCATACGTGCCACAGGACGAAGCGGAACTGACCAACCGGGTATTCGGGCTGCTGTCCATCAAGCGGCCGGGCATTCCGGGCATACTGGATCTGGCCTGGCCGTTCCTGACCGCGTTTACCGAACGGATCTTCCGTGAGGACCGCGAGATCGTGGAACTGGAACAGAATGCCTGGTACGAGCAGGGGGGGGACCGCAACCAGGAAATCTTCCCCGTTATCAACAGCCTGCGTTCCCTGCTGGCCGAATGCGGACTGCCGGCGGAACAGGATGCGCCCGCACCCGTCGCCCGGGGTGCCTCCGGCGCATGA
- a CDS encoding ATP-binding protein: MDSTTLPVLERIAAALERLSPPAPSLAGLEAADAFIWHPNLGRLSPVAHVAHVDMGLLQGIDRQRRLLLDNTLHFAAGLPANNAMLWGARGMGKSSLVKAAHAQANLVDGRSPAPGTGRLVLVEIQREDLASLPDLLALLRESPRRFIVFCDDLSFEREDADYKALKSVLDGGIAGRPANVLFYATSNRRHLMPREMIENESSTAINTAEATEEKVSLSDRFGLWIGFHNCAQDTFLAMVRAYAKERGLPITDAELVRQANAWSLGRGGRSGRVAFQFIEDLSAELSAQG; the protein is encoded by the coding sequence ATGGACAGCACGACCCTTCCCGTTCTCGAACGCATTGCCGCCGCCCTTGAGCGGCTGTCCCCCCCGGCCCCGTCACTGGCGGGGCTGGAGGCTGCGGACGCCTTCATCTGGCACCCCAACCTTGGCCGCCTGAGCCCCGTTGCCCATGTGGCCCATGTCGACATGGGGCTGCTGCAGGGCATCGACCGCCAGCGCAGGCTGCTGCTGGACAACACGCTGCATTTCGCCGCCGGACTGCCCGCCAACAACGCCATGCTGTGGGGCGCGCGCGGCATGGGCAAGTCATCACTGGTCAAGGCGGCGCATGCGCAGGCCAATCTGGTGGATGGCAGGTCCCCCGCCCCCGGCACGGGGCGACTCGTCCTGGTCGAGATCCAGCGCGAGGACCTGGCCAGCCTGCCCGACCTGCTGGCCCTGCTACGCGAAAGCCCGCGCCGGTTCATCGTGTTCTGTGACGACCTGTCCTTCGAGCGCGAGGACGCGGACTACAAGGCGCTGAAATCCGTGCTGGATGGCGGCATAGCAGGGCGACCGGCCAACGTGCTGTTCTACGCCACGTCCAACCGCCGCCATCTCATGCCGCGCGAGATGATCGAGAACGAAAGCTCCACCGCCATCAACACCGCCGAGGCAACGGAGGAGAAGGTCTCGCTGTCCGACCGTTTCGGCCTGTGGATCGGCTTTCATAACTGCGCGCAGGACACGTTCCTGGCCATGGTCCGTGCCTATGCGAAGGAGCGCGGCCTGCCGATCACGGATGCGGAGCTGGTACGGCAGGCCAATGCGTGGTCACTGGGGCGCGGCGGCCGGTCAGGACGGGTGGCGTTCCAGTTCATCGAGGACCTGAGCGCCGAACTTTCTGCCCAAGGATGA
- the yajC gene encoding preprotein translocase subunit YajC, with protein sequence MPSIFNDLLTTPAHAQAAGGGLLSGDGIMAVLPYVAMFAIFYFLLIRPQQVKQKQLRSQLSSLRRGDRVLTAGGIIGVVQKVQAESNEVEVEIAQGVRVAVLRDTISSVITSAATPANDTKPETAKKNA encoded by the coding sequence ATGCCCTCGATTTTCAATGATTTACTGACAACCCCCGCCCATGCGCAGGCGGCAGGCGGCGGCCTGCTCAGCGGGGATGGCATCATGGCCGTGCTGCCTTATGTCGCCATGTTCGCCATTTTCTATTTCCTGCTCATCCGCCCCCAGCAGGTCAAGCAGAAGCAGCTGCGCAGTCAGCTGTCCTCCCTGCGCCGGGGTGACCGGGTGCTGACGGCAGGGGGCATCATCGGCGTGGTGCAGAAGGTACAGGCGGAGTCCAACGAGGTCGAGGTCGAGATCGCGCAGGGCGTGCGCGTGGCCGTGCTGCGCGATACCATCAGTTCGGTCATTACCAGCGCGGCCACCCCCGCCAATGACACAAAGCCCGAGACGGCCAAGAAGAACGCCTGA
- a CDS encoding sugar porter family MFS transporter: MHTQPGAAPTDQSIRHRPAIRGRAGLIGVLAALSGVLFGLDTGVMSGALDLIAQEFILSDFQRESMVAIMLLGAAVGVLCAAWMSHAWGRKRTLVLTAGLFVIGPLLCAEATSFRILLFARLLLGLATGATTFTTPLYIAEIADSGRRGAMILGYQLMISFGLLAAFVSDGLFSYFGVWRWMLGIVGFPGLVFMMGVLFLPPSPRWLLAQGRERDARRVLIELRGLPRMVMAERNAIMARLSARRDGVGSFMRDPNCRRAMWLAVGLQVAQQFSGINAVLYYAPRLIGLAGYGHYAQVWGPVGVGVINLLSTCIATTCVDRVGRRPMLIGGFALMAVAMAGQAIMVAGGIPDMPVMRLLMGGFMLLFVGAFAFSAGPLAWLLCAEILPLRGREFGMACSTFANWVANMLVSATFLTGLELLGVDTVLWIYAGLNALFLVMVVLRVPETRGMTLEQIEAELMRGTRLRALGSRMRS, translated from the coding sequence ATGCACACGCAGCCCGGCGCCGCCCCGACTGACCAGAGCATCCGGCACAGGCCAGCCATACGGGGGCGCGCCGGACTGATCGGGGTACTGGCCGCGCTGTCCGGTGTTCTGTTCGGTCTGGATACCGGGGTCATGTCCGGCGCACTGGACCTGATCGCGCAGGAGTTCATCCTGTCCGACTTCCAGCGCGAATCCATGGTGGCCATCATGCTGCTGGGGGCGGCGGTGGGCGTACTGTGCGCGGCGTGGATGTCGCATGCATGGGGGCGCAAGCGCACGCTGGTGCTGACCGCGGGGCTGTTCGTGATCGGCCCGCTGCTGTGCGCGGAGGCCACATCCTTCCGCATCCTGCTGTTCGCCCGCCTGCTGCTGGGGCTGGCCACGGGGGCGACCACCTTCACCACCCCCCTCTACATTGCCGAAATTGCCGATTCAGGCAGGCGTGGCGCAATGATCCTGGGCTACCAGCTCATGATCTCGTTCGGGCTGCTGGCGGCCTTCGTGTCCGACGGGCTGTTCTCCTATTTCGGGGTATGGCGGTGGATGCTGGGCATTGTCGGCTTTCCGGGGCTTGTGTTCATGATGGGGGTGCTGTTCCTGCCGCCCAGCCCGCGCTGGCTGCTGGCGCAGGGGCGTGAGCGTGATGCACGGCGCGTGCTGATCGAACTGCGCGGCCTGCCGCGCATGGTCATGGCCGAGCGCAATGCCATCATGGCCCGGCTTTCGGCGCGGCGTGACGGTGTTGGCAGCTTCATGCGCGACCCCAACTGCCGCCGCGCCATGTGGCTGGCGGTGGGGCTGCAGGTGGCGCAGCAGTTTTCGGGCATCAACGCGGTGCTGTACTATGCCCCGCGCCTGATCGGACTGGCCGGATACGGGCATTACGCACAGGTATGGGGGCCGGTAGGGGTCGGGGTGATCAACCTGCTTTCCACCTGCATCGCCACCACCTGTGTCGACCGCGTGGGGCGCAGGCCCATGCTGATTGGCGGATTCGCGCTCATGGCGGTGGCCATGGCGGGGCAGGCGATCATGGTAGCGGGCGGCATACCGGACATGCCGGTCATGCGGCTGCTCATGGGCGGGTTCATGCTTCTGTTCGTTGGCGCGTTCGCGTTCTCCGCCGGGCCGCTGGCGTGGCTGCTCTGTGCCGAGATCCTGCCGCTGCGCGGGCGGGAATTCGGCATGGCGTGCTCCACCTTCGCCAACTGGGTCGCCAACATGCTGGTCAGCGCCACGTTCCTGACCGGGCTTGAACTGCTGGGGGTGGATACGGTGCTGTGGATCTATGCGGGACTGAATGCCCTGTTCCTGGTCATGGTGGTGCTGCGCGTGCCCGAGACACGGGGCATGACGCTGGAACAGATCGAGGCGGAACTGATGCGCGGCACCCGCCTGCGTGCGCTGGGCAGCCGGATGCGGTCGTGA
- a CDS encoding superoxide dismutase yields MAFELPSLPFAYNALANRGMCQETLELHHDKHHQAYVTALNGFVESKPELQGKSLEEIILMVKGKPDLAPVFNNAGQHWNHILFWQNLAPSGGAIPDSLNRKLIEDFGSIEKFKADFKAAAASQFGSGWAWLVLGSDGKLKVTKTANGSNPLAEGQGKVLLGLDVWEHSYYLDFRNRRPDYIVNYLDKLANYEFAEAQLQSA; encoded by the coding sequence ATGGCTTTCGAATTGCCGTCCCTTCCCTTCGCCTACAATGCCCTTGCCAATCGTGGCATGTGCCAGGAAACGCTGGAGCTGCATCACGACAAGCACCACCAGGCCTATGTGACGGCCCTGAACGGGTTTGTCGAATCCAAGCCTGAACTGCAGGGCAAGTCGCTTGAGGAAATCATCCTCATGGTCAAGGGCAAGCCCGACCTGGCGCCCGTGTTCAACAATGCGGGACAGCACTGGAACCACATCCTGTTCTGGCAGAACCTGGCGCCGTCGGGCGGTGCGATCCCCGATTCGCTGAACAGGAAGCTGATCGAGGATTTCGGCAGCATCGAGAAGTTCAAGGCCGACTTCAAGGCTGCCGCCGCATCGCAGTTCGGCTCCGGCTGGGCATGGCTGGTGCTGGGTTCGGACGGCAAGCTGAAGGTGACCAAGACCGCCAACGGCTCCAACCCGCTGGCCGAAGGCCAGGGCAAGGTGCTGCTGGGCCTCGATGTGTGGGAACACTCCTACTACCTGGATTTCCGCAACCGTCGCCCCGACTACATCGTCAACTACCTGGACAAGCTGGCCAACTACGAATTCGCCGAGGCACAGCTCCAGTCCGCCTGA
- a CDS encoding squalene/phytoene synthase family protein, with amino-acid sequence MTGGMDACPSGASPLSLMHTARQVDPDRFFCALFLPPPARSVAMVLMAFNHECTRALSMPASWSVAGPMAGLIRLQWWRDVLESGNAQRVELAASVLDLLARGVVRRGTLLAMIEARECELEGLPECAAWQAAMLDGAGGMQVAMAQAAGIAGADVLGRVRLLGGVYGVGALVRYLPAVLAAGRCPLSDDALAEAGLTRDGLRTGQATPAQIETLRTMLRQQGRDWLAQARMGGRLPRPALAASLPAVLGLRDMRSAAMTATARDALPRGMGDRLAVMAALLRGRI; translated from the coding sequence ATGACGGGCGGGATGGATGCATGCCCATCGGGCGCTTCGCCCCTGTCGCTCATGCACACCGCCCGCCAGGTGGACCCGGACCGCTTTTTCTGCGCGCTGTTCCTGCCGCCGCCCGCGCGCAGTGTCGCGATGGTGCTTATGGCCTTCAATCATGAATGCACGCGCGCCCTGTCCATGCCCGCGTCGTGGTCGGTGGCAGGCCCCATGGCGGGGCTGATCCGGCTGCAATGGTGGCGCGATGTGCTGGAAAGTGGCAACGCGCAGCGTGTGGAACTGGCCGCAAGCGTACTCGACCTGCTGGCACGTGGCGTGGTGCGGCGGGGGACGCTGCTGGCGATGATCGAGGCACGGGAATGTGAACTCGAAGGCCTGCCGGAGTGCGCGGCATGGCAGGCCGCCATGCTCGATGGCGCGGGCGGCATGCAGGTGGCCATGGCGCAGGCGGCGGGCATCGCGGGTGCGGACGTGCTGGGCCGGGTGCGGCTGCTGGGCGGGGTTTATGGTGTGGGTGCGCTGGTGCGCTACCTGCCCGCCGTGCTGGCCGCGGGCCGCTGTCCGCTCTCTGATGATGCCCTGGCCGAGGCCGGGCTTACGCGTGACGGACTGCGTACGGGGCAGGCCACGCCCGCCCAAATCGAAACCCTGCGCACCATGCTGCGCCAGCAGGGCCGCGACTGGCTGGCGCAGGCGCGCATGGGTGGCCGCCTGCCGCGCCCGGCACTGGCCGCCAGCCTGCCCGCCGTGCTGGGGCTGCGCGACATGCGATCCGCCGCCATGACAGCGACAGCGCGCGATGCCCTGCCGCGCGGCATGGGCGACCGGCTGGCGGTCATGGCGGCGCTGCTGCGCGGGCGGATCTAG
- a CDS encoding NAD(P)-dependent oxidoreductase, with product MSTTPLIGFVGFGAMASRMGANLVKAGYRIAAYTPSGKGGDGSTRFLPSARALAAEADIVLVSVPDDEALARALHGPEGVLAGLKTGGVLINTSTIAPETAEALDAEGTARGLHVIDAPVAGSTPEAEAGNLIVLAGGTADAIGRVQKVFDTIGRLTIHAGPAGCGTKLKLVINGIMGSTLAVVAEGVAYGLAAGLERGMLFDALDEVPVISPHHKRKLKAAKAGDFSPQFPARLMQKDMRLLLTSAARQTAPLPAMAAATQSLSLTRRRHPDEDYSALFAVMESLVANTP from the coding sequence ATGTCCACCACTCCCCTGATCGGCTTTGTCGGCTTCGGGGCCATGGCGTCCCGCATGGGGGCCAATCTGGTCAAGGCGGGCTACCGGATCGCGGCCTACACACCCTCGGGCAAGGGGGGGGATGGCAGCACGCGCTTCCTGCCATCCGCCCGCGCACTGGCGGCGGAAGCCGATATCGTGCTGGTCTCCGTACCCGATGACGAGGCGCTGGCCAGGGCCCTGCATGGCCCCGAGGGCGTGCTGGCCGGACTGAAGACGGGCGGCGTGCTGATCAACACCAGCACCATCGCCCCCGAGACCGCCGAAGCCCTGGATGCGGAAGGCACGGCGCGCGGCCTGCATGTGATCGACGCCCCCGTGGCGGGCAGCACGCCGGAGGCGGAGGCAGGCAACCTGATCGTGCTGGCGGGCGGCACGGCCGATGCGATAGGGCGCGTGCAGAAGGTGTTCGACACCATTGGCCGCCTGACCATCCACGCAGGACCCGCGGGCTGCGGCACGAAGCTCAAGCTGGTGATCAACGGCATCATGGGATCGACGCTGGCGGTGGTGGCCGAAGGTGTTGCCTACGGTCTGGCCGCCGGGCTGGAACGCGGCATGCTGTTCGATGCGCTGGATGAGGTACCGGTCATCTCGCCCCATCACAAGCGCAAGCTCAAGGCGGCGAAGGCGGGGGATTTCAGCCCGCAGTTCCCCGCCCGCCTGATGCAGAAGGACATGCGCCTGCTGCTGACCAGTGCCGCGCGCCAGACTGCCCCCCTGCCCGCCATGGCGGCTGCGACCCAGAGCCTGTCGCTCACCCGCCGCCGCCACCCGGACGAGGATTATTCCGCCCTGTTCGCGGTCATGGAAAGCCTGGTGGCCAACACCCCCTAG
- a CDS encoding bifunctional enoyl-CoA hydratase/phosphate acetyltransferase — MRSLRFFDDLAHDLASHPPMALGVVYPCSVPALHAVAEIARQGLAVPFLIGPAAEIRQLAASASLSLDGCRMVDVPTPQDAARRGVAMAHGGTVAALMKGSLHSRIFLHELGHHEGGLRTERRMSHVYVLDAPQAPRVLLVSDSAVNIAPDLATRCDIVQNSIDLARMLGIAQPRVALLSAVEVVNPDLPSTLDAAIVCKMAERGQITGGVVDGPLALDNAISPEAARCKGVASPVAGLADILVVPDLEAGNILAKQMTFIGQAQAAGIVMGMRVPVILTSRADAVPVRVLSCRVAATMIAQGYGTGPAPARVDDAQP, encoded by the coding sequence ATGCGCAGCCTGCGGTTTTTTGATGATCTTGCCCATGACCTCGCCAGCCATCCGCCCATGGCGCTGGGCGTGGTCTATCCATGCAGCGTGCCCGCGCTGCACGCCGTGGCCGAAATTGCACGACAGGGGCTGGCCGTGCCGTTTCTGATCGGGCCGGCGGCGGAGATCCGCCAGCTTGCGGCTTCCGCCTCCCTTTCCCTTGATGGCTGCCGGATGGTGGATGTGCCCACCCCGCAGGACGCGGCGCGCAGGGGAGTGGCCATGGCGCATGGGGGCACGGTCGCGGCCCTGATGAAGGGATCGCTGCATTCCCGCATTTTCCTGCACGAACTGGGCCATCACGAAGGCGGGCTGCGTACGGAGCGGCGCATGAGCCATGTCTATGTGCTGGATGCCCCGCAGGCCCCGCGCGTGCTGCTGGTCAGCGATAGCGCGGTGAACATCGCCCCCGATCTCGCCACGCGCTGCGACATCGTGCAGAACAGCATCGACCTTGCGCGCATGCTGGGCATCGCGCAGCCACGCGTGGCGCTGCTTTCCGCCGTGGAGGTGGTCAACCCCGACCTGCCCTCCACGCTGGATGCGGCGATCGTGTGCAAGATGGCCGAACGTGGCCAGATCACCGGCGGCGTGGTGGACGGGCCGCTGGCGCTGGACAACGCGATCAGCCCCGAGGCGGCGCGGTGCAAGGGCGTTGCCTCCCCCGTTGCGGGGCTGGCCGACATACTGGTGGTGCCGGATCTGGAGGCGGGCAACATCCTGGCCAAGCAGATGACCTTCATCGGGCAGGCGCAGGCGGCGGGCATTGTCATGGGCATGCGTGTGCCCGTCATCCTGACCAGCCGGGCCGACGCGGTGCCGGTGCGCGTGCTGTCATGTAGGGTGGCGGCAACCATGATCGCGCAGGGCTATGGCACAGGCCCGGCACCGGCCCGCGTGGATGACGCCCAACCATGA